One genomic region from Antedon mediterranea chromosome 3, ecAntMedi1.1, whole genome shotgun sequence encodes:
- the LOC140045339 gene encoding large ribosomal subunit protein mL63-like: MWLTRVLCGHKFYSRKRTHGLQFIGKHRRYRPITKFMVQNMVRRLNLEEQNRKYLETSFLSEEEESGSARQRHIVQAKEFINARRGVNMRPHKYLIDYFKHLEGYRTW; encoded by the exons ATGTGGCTAACGAGGGTTCTTTGTGGTCATAAATTCTATTCTCGTAAACGAACACATGGATTACAATTTATAGG taaGCATCGAAGATATCGACCAATTACCAAATTTATGGTGCAAAATATGGTACGGAGGCTGAATCTTGAAGAACAAAACCGGAAATATCTTGAAACTTCATTTCTGTCTGAG GAAGAAGAAAGTGGAAGTGCAAGACAAAGACATATTGTTCAAGCCAAGGAATTCATTAATGCACGAAGAGGAGTGAACATGAGGCCTCATAAATATCTTATAGACTATTTTAAACACTTAGAAGGCTATAGAACGTGGTAG